The following proteins come from a genomic window of Bartonella apihabitans:
- a CDS encoding flavodoxin family protein, whose amino-acid sequence MKIAIVYHSGFGHTEKLAHYVEEGAKEVQNAETFLIGLDEKPVDWNLLENADAIIFGSPTYNGTVSARFKQFMEDSTGPAFVEQKWRNKIAAGFTNSGAEHGDKLNSLITMSLFAAQHAMIWVNLGLLSGKTRNDLNGIGSWLGAMAQSDNASPDVTPKIEDLNTAKYLGHHVAEITKQFCNGK is encoded by the coding sequence ATGAAAATAGCAATTGTTTATCATAGTGGCTTCGGGCACACGGAAAAATTGGCGCACTATGTCGAAGAGGGAGCGAAAGAAGTACAAAATGCCGAAACGTTTTTGATCGGGCTTGATGAAAAACCGGTCGATTGGAACCTGCTTGAAAATGCCGATGCGATTATTTTCGGCTCACCCACTTATAATGGAACGGTCAGTGCACGTTTCAAACAATTTATGGAAGATTCAACCGGTCCGGCTTTTGTCGAACAGAAATGGCGCAACAAGATTGCAGCAGGTTTTACCAATTCGGGAGCCGAACATGGCGACAAGCTCAACAGTTTGATAACAATGAGCCTTTTTGCCGCCCAACATGCGATGATATGGGTCAATCTCGGTCTGCTTTCCGGTAAAACACGCAATGATCTTAATGGTATCGGAAGCTGGCTCGGCGCCATGGCGCAGTCGGACAATGCGTCACCGGATGTCACGCCGAAAATAGAAGATTTGAACACAGCCAAATATCTCGGACACCATGTGGCGGAAATTACCAAACAATTTTGTAACGGCAAATAA
- a CDS encoding aldo/keto reductase — translation MISKKRVLGSGANSLEVSAMGLGCMVMTGAHGPIADHQEMVKLIRTAFDQGVTLFDTAEVYGPLLNETLVGEAVEPFRNEVVIETKFGFNIVDGKQLPGFNSKPDHIRAVVEGSLKRLRTDHIDLLYQHRVDPDVPIEDVAGTVKDLIRQGKVLHFGLSEASVKTIKRAHAVQPVTALQSEYSLMWREPEKRIFPAIEEMGIGFVPFSPLGRGYLTGVLNENTKFMKTDLRYGKPRYSAENMKANRPFVDALDKLALDKGVTGPQLALAWLLKQHPWIVPIPGTTKLAHLNENLAAVDITLDDADVEKINRTLSAIPIYGDRYGPEEAKAIDHDDD, via the coding sequence ATGATAAGCAAAAAACGTGTTCTGGGTTCTGGTGCAAATAGTCTTGAAGTCTCTGCTATGGGGCTTGGATGCATGGTCATGACCGGCGCACACGGACCGATTGCCGACCATCAGGAAATGGTCAAGCTCATCCGCACTGCTTTCGATCAGGGCGTGACACTTTTTGACACGGCCGAAGTTTATGGACCGCTTTTGAACGAAACACTTGTTGGTGAAGCTGTTGAACCTTTCCGCAACGAAGTGGTCATCGAAACGAAATTCGGTTTCAATATTGTAGACGGAAAACAATTACCGGGTTTCAACAGCAAACCGGACCATATCCGCGCTGTTGTTGAAGGTTCATTAAAACGGTTGCGCACCGATCATATTGATCTTCTCTATCAACATCGTGTCGATCCGGATGTACCGATCGAAGATGTGGCGGGAACTGTCAAAGACCTTATCAGGCAAGGAAAAGTTTTGCATTTCGGCCTTTCGGAAGCAAGTGTCAAAACAATCAAGCGCGCTCATGCCGTGCAGCCGGTCACAGCTTTACAAAGCGAATATTCGTTAATGTGGCGCGAACCGGAAAAACGCATTTTTCCGGCAATTGAAGAAATGGGCATCGGTTTTGTGCCATTCAGCCCATTGGGGCGCGGCTATCTCACAGGTGTTCTCAACGAAAATACCAAATTCATGAAAACCGATTTGCGTTATGGCAAGCCGCGTTATTCGGCAGAAAACATGAAAGCGAACCGCCCCTTTGTGGACGCACTTGATAAACTTGCTTTGGATAAAGGTGTCACCGGCCCTCAACTTGCACTGGCCTGGTTACTAAAACAACATCCGTGGATTGTGCCAATACCGGGCACAACGAAGCTCGCCCATCTTAATGAAAATCTCGCAGCCGTGGATATTACATTGGATGATGCGGATGTTGAAAAAATCAACCGCACTTTGTCGGCAATTCCTATTTATGGCGACCGTTACGGGCCGGAAGAAGCCAAAGCGATCGACCATGATGACGATTAA
- a CDS encoding amidohydrolase, with protein sequence MSQIGKGKDETIIEPLQPIIDAHHHLFDRPPLTYLLKDYLKDARSGHNIIASVYVETQAFISHSEPEVMRPVGEVEFANGVAAMSDSGVYGKIKVADGIVGYADLRFGEKIAPLIDTCLERAGTRFKGVRQNIIDDKSPLPFKFVTNRPPHDLVNHPDFTKGLAEVEKRHLTFDIGAFHHQLPQIAKLADAFPDLVIVLNNMGHVMALGLDEKEKKEALQTWRNNLRELAKRQNVVCKIGGLGLPFFGFNLHERKDVVTSKELVTLWRPYIETAIEAFSVERSMMESDYPMDGRSCGYVPLWNALKLCVSGASKEEKDNLFYKVAARTYRINIEGLV encoded by the coding sequence ATGAGCCAGATTGGCAAAGGCAAGGATGAAACTATTATCGAACCGCTTCAGCCGATCATTGATGCCCATCATCACCTTTTCGACCGTCCTCCGCTTACTTATCTTTTGAAGGACTATCTTAAAGATGCCCGTTCCGGCCATAATATTATCGCTTCGGTTTATGTAGAAACACAGGCTTTCATATCTCATTCAGAGCCGGAAGTTATGCGCCCTGTTGGTGAAGTGGAATTTGCAAACGGTGTAGCGGCAATGTCCGACAGCGGTGTTTATGGCAAAATCAAAGTAGCGGATGGAATTGTCGGATATGCCGACTTGCGTTTTGGCGAAAAAATTGCACCGCTCATTGATACATGTCTTGAACGGGCAGGCACTCGCTTTAAAGGTGTCAGACAAAATATCATTGATGATAAAAGCCCGTTGCCATTCAAATTTGTGACCAATAGGCCACCGCATGACCTTGTAAACCACCCCGATTTTACAAAAGGTCTTGCCGAAGTTGAAAAGCGCCATCTCACATTCGACATTGGCGCTTTTCACCACCAATTGCCACAGATTGCAAAGCTTGCCGATGCTTTTCCCGACCTGGTTATTGTGTTGAACAATATGGGGCACGTTATGGCTTTGGGGCTTGACGAGAAAGAAAAGAAAGAAGCGCTTCAAACATGGCGAAACAATCTTCGAGAGCTTGCAAAACGACAAAATGTCGTCTGTAAAATTGGCGGGCTCGGTCTGCCGTTTTTCGGTTTCAATTTGCACGAGCGTAAAGATGTCGTCACCAGTAAAGAGCTTGTCACACTCTGGCGGCCTTATATTGAAACTGCAATAGAAGCTTTTAGCGTTGAACGCTCGATGATGGAAAGCGATTATCCGATGGACGGGCGTTCATGCGGATATGTGCCGCTATGGAATGCGTTGAAATTATGCGTTTCGGGCGCATCAAAAGAAGAAAAAGACAATCTGTTTTATAAAGTTGCAGCCAGAACCTATCGCATCAACATTGAGGGGCTTGTTTGA
- a CDS encoding cyclophilin-like fold protein — protein sequence MACFHKQLVRQRATGFFGLFSGLFLTSLAFLAVSSEETQSQTLKGENDMNQIDIVFNDTGKTCTIKLDDSDEVRDLISELPLELTLEDFNKTEKIATLPKKLDVKTQPKGFNPKKGDVTYYIPWGNLAIFTRDFRFSESLVHLGTLSGCMENFDQQKTIPIRLEKSKISNAR from the coding sequence ATGGCATGTTTTCATAAACAATTGGTGAGGCAGCGTGCCACCGGTTTCTTCGGTTTATTTTCAGGTCTTTTCCTTACAAGTCTCGCATTTCTAGCTGTTTCAAGTGAAGAAACGCAAAGCCAAACTTTGAAAGGTGAAAATGACATGAACCAGATCGATATTGTTTTTAACGATACCGGAAAAACCTGCACGATCAAGCTTGATGACAGTGATGAAGTACGTGATTTAATAAGTGAGTTGCCGCTCGAACTTACGCTTGAAGATTTTAACAAAACCGAAAAAATTGCCACCTTGCCGAAAAAGCTTGATGTCAAAACACAGCCAAAAGGATTTAATCCCAAAAAAGGTGACGTTACCTATTATATTCCTTGGGGTAATCTTGCCATTTTTACGCGTGATTTCCGCTTTTCGGAAAGCCTCGTGCATCTGGGAACGCTTTCCGGTTGCATGGAAAATTTTGACCAACAGAAGACTATTCCCATAAGACTTGAAAAAAGCAAAATCTCGAACGCCCGCTAG
- a CDS encoding histidine phosphatase family protein — MAEIIIMTHGMTRAEQRGIFPGNESLDSDVLLPEKFSVQKGMNIVCANLTSSIRTVELLGLEFKIDFSIPVIDYGHWHAKALKELANEEEDELEQWLSDPYSAPHGGTSFKTLYDKTAEWLEQVNYAEPTLIVADANFLRMVMLDVLKAPLSSLFKIDIAPLTSIKFVKRHDHSKISLFPSNME; from the coding sequence ATGGCGGAAATTATTATAATGACTCATGGCATGACACGCGCCGAACAGCGTGGCATTTTTCCCGGTAATGAAAGTCTTGATAGCGATGTTCTTTTGCCCGAAAAATTTTCGGTTCAAAAGGGCATGAATATTGTTTGCGCCAATCTTACCTCATCTATCCGCACGGTCGAATTATTGGGGCTGGAATTCAAAATAGATTTCTCAATTCCTGTTATCGATTACGGGCATTGGCACGCGAAAGCCTTGAAAGAACTCGCAAATGAAGAGGAAGACGAACTTGAACAATGGTTGAGTGACCCTTATTCAGCCCCGCATGGGGGAACCTCTTTCAAAACCCTTTATGACAAGACCGCAGAATGGCTTGAACAAGTCAATTATGCCGAACCGACATTAATTGTCGCCGACGCCAATTTTTTGCGAATGGTTATGCTTGATGTGTTGAAAGCACCACTTTCATCTTTGTTTAAAATTGATATTGCTCCGCTCACATCTATAAAATTTGTGAAACGTCACGATCATTCAAAAATTTCATTGTTTCCCTCGAATATGGAATGA
- a CDS encoding CbtB-domain containing protein, translating into MSIKTAHAPQTIFVPTKTIPVKAILPWAIFGGLICLIALYFITTEQGALSLFSGTTIHEFVHDGRHLLGFPCH; encoded by the coding sequence ATGTCTATTAAAACGGCGCATGCGCCGCAAACCATATTTGTTCCGACCAAAACCATTCCGGTCAAAGCCATTTTGCCATGGGCTATATTTGGCGGTCTTATTTGCCTCATCGCACTTTATTTCATCACTACAGAGCAAGGTGCATTGTCGCTTTTCAGCGGCACCACCATTCATGAATTCGTTCATGATGGACGCCATCTTCTCGGCTTTCCATGTCACTGA
- a CDS encoding CbtA family protein: MMGSLLYRGMLVGLVAGLIAFGFARLYGEPYVDRAIAFEESHEAAEEAQSGHSHEAEEEVVSRKTQAGFGLLTALVVFGAGAGGLFSCFCSYAFGRLGKLNIMATSLLISASAFISVVLVPQLKYPSNPPAVGQPETIVSRTEDYFALILVSLLAMVLVYVAANRLKAKFGGLNAAIIAMIGYAVFMGIVYFIMPVVNEVPADFSADVLWHFRMATFGIQAILWLILGVGFGYLAERHMKKL, from the coding sequence ATAATGGGTTCACTCCTTTATCGGGGCATGCTTGTCGGCCTCGTTGCCGGTCTTATTGCGTTCGGATTTGCCCGCCTTTACGGCGAGCCTTATGTTGATCGTGCCATTGCTTTTGAAGAATCCCATGAAGCGGCAGAGGAAGCACAAAGCGGCCATTCCCATGAAGCTGAAGAAGAAGTTGTCAGCCGAAAAACGCAGGCCGGTTTTGGCCTTTTGACTGCACTTGTGGTTTTTGGTGCGGGTGCAGGCGGGCTTTTTTCCTGTTTTTGCAGCTATGCCTTCGGCCGTTTGGGAAAATTGAACATCATGGCCACAAGTCTACTGATTTCGGCTTCTGCCTTTATTTCGGTGGTACTGGTGCCGCAGTTAAAATATCCATCCAACCCGCCAGCGGTCGGGCAACCTGAAACCATTGTATCCCGTACCGAAGACTATTTCGCGCTTATTCTGGTGTCACTCCTTGCTATGGTTCTGGTTTATGTTGCGGCAAACCGGCTTAAAGCCAAATTCGGCGGGCTTAATGCGGCGATTATTGCCATGATCGGCTATGCCGTATTCATGGGTATCGTCTATTTCATTATGCCGGTTGTCAACGAAGTTCCGGCCGACTTTTCGGCTGATGTCTTGTGGCATTTCCGCATGGCGACTTTCGGTATTCAGGCCATATTGTGGCTGATACTCGGTGTCGGTTTCGGTTATCTTGCCGAAAGACATATGAAAAAACTTTAG